The Magnetococcus marinus MC-1 genome contains the following window.
TGGGTCATCTGTAACATGGCATTAACAATGCTGTCGGCATGGCTCTTACGAGCCTTATCTAGCGTTTTATCACCTATGACCAAATTACCTCGGGCTACCCGACCGGCCATGTGCGCCAGATCCTTGGGTTCACACCCCAAGGCGTTTAAAATAGAGCGCCCTACCAGCAAACCAAAGACTAGAGTCAATGCCACAAATCCCATCAGATAAATTGCGGCCGTTCGAGCATCACCCTTAAAAATTTCATCCACATCATCAATATAGATGCCCGAACCGATGATCCACCCCCACGGCTGAAATTTTTTTACGCTAGAGACTTTAGGCGAGGGTTCCGTGGCGTTGGGCTTGGTCCAATGGTACTCCACCAGAGCATCGTCAGCCTGTTGCAGCGCGGTGACCATCGCCACAAACAGCCGTTTACCCGCTTGATCGGTTACCTCTGTCAGGTCTTTGCCATCCAACGCCGGTTTAAGTGGATGCATAATCATGGTGGGATGACTGTCATTTATCCAAAAATAGTTACTCCCATCATATCGCAACACCTTAATCATATTTTTGGCCTGTTCTTGCGCCTGTTGGGTGCTCAAACGGCCCTGCTGCTCCAAGGCATTAAAATGTGCCAAAATGGTGTAGGCTGACTCAACCTGCATGCGCACAAAGCTATACCGATCTTCTAACATGCGCTCCTTTTTGGAGGCTATTAAAATCACCCCTATCAGTACCATGAACAGACTGGCTACACCGATAATCATACCTACACGAGCGCGCAAAGAAGTCTCGGAAAGTTGTAGCATTTTAACTTACCTTATAGAAAGTTTTCGTTTCACTCACCCAATCAACCTTAAACCTATAACCGTTGAATACGCCTTTGTTTACCGTGATGTTTGATGATAAATATTGATTGTTCCACATATCACGTTCACCCTATCTGTGTACATATAGCCTCTCTTCACCCGTTTTTTGAGTGACTTCATTTTATTATAGTGAACAAATGCATCTAATAGTTACAGTTAGTTTCGATTTGTTTCTTTTTTTATCTCATAACTCTCATTAAGCACTTTAGAATATTTCAATATTATGTTGAATGCGTCCCTATACGTACGGTGGTTTTATATATACAGACTTATTCATATGGCTTTATTAAAAACCAAAGGCGCGGCTGTTCACTTGTGCATTTCCGCCCTACGGCACCCTTGACCTGCCAAACGGCTGGCGCGCGAGCTTAACCTTCGATCTTAACGGTTGCTCTTGGCCTGCTATAGCGCCATACTTGACAGGTTTTTTTCAGATGTTTAGCGCCAATGCAGGCCATGCATCACGGCCATCTCATACGGTTTGTCGTGGCTTTACCCCACATGGGTTTAGGGGCTGCCCCTAAGCCGCCAAACCTTGTTCGATTTACCCGTGCTGGGAGACGCGATCCTATGCAGCTACCGTGGCAGCAGCTGTTGAGTACCCAACGTTCCGGTCATCAAACCCGTAGCGAACATGATCGGCGTAACCCTTTTGAAACCGATCTGGACCGCATCACCTTTTCTACCCCCTTTCGGCGCTTAAAAGATAAAACCCAAGTACATGCTCTGCCCGATAACGACCATGTGCGCAACCGTTTAACCCACAGCTTGGAAACCGCTTCGGTGGGACGCTCCCTTGGCGTTTTGGCGGGAGATCGGCTTTGTGATCGGTCTGGACATTGCGAGGGTCTGACCCCACCCCACTTTGGCTATGTGGTGCAGGCCGCTTGTCTGGCCCATGATATTGGCAACCCCCCCTTTGGTCATGCGGGCGAGGATGCCATTCGCAGTTGGTTCAAACAAAACAGCACGGTTTTGGCCGATCTTACCGAACCACAGCGTTTGGATTTTCTCCATTTTGAAGGGAACGCCCAGGGCTTTCGCATCCTCACCCAACTGGAATATGGACGCCGTGAGGGGGGCTTGCGGCTGACCCATGGGGTTTTGGCAGCCTTTAGTAAATATCCCCGCAGCGCACGGCCAGTAACCGGTTTGGGGGCTGGTCAGCGAAAAAATGGACTCTATCAATCCGAACTGGACCAATTTAGCCAAGTTGCGCACACCACCGGCCTACGCCAAGTGGCCCAACAGGCTTGGCAGCGCCACCCCATGGCCTATCTTATGGAAGCCGCCGACGATATTTGCTATGCCCCCATTGACCTGGAAGATGGCTTTGAATTGGGGTGGATACCCTTTGACCACATTCAGGCGCTTCTGGCTCCCATCGCCCAGTTTGAGCCCCGCAATCGTGGCTCGCAGCTGGAGCAAGTGCGTTTTTTGCGCACCATGGCCATCACCAAGTTAATTGAAGCCGCCGTGGATCAATTTGTCACCCACCTTCCCGCCATCATGCAGGGTACCTACCCCCACACTTTGCTGGAAAGCTCCCCCTTGGCACAAGCCGTTAAAACCGCCAAACAGGCTGCTCGACACTCCATTTTTAACCATGAGGCCGTACTCTTGCGGATTGCTACCGGCCATCGAGTACTCACCGGCTTGCTGGATATGTTCTACCCTGTTTTTATGCGGTTGCACCAAGCCGCATGGCAGGTTCAAGCCTTGCCAACCTATGAACGCCACTTGGCACAACTGCTGGGGCAAGATCTGCTGCAAACCCTGCAAGCGCAGCCCACCCAAGATCTTTACGCGGCGTTACAGACACTGACCGACACCATCTCAGCCATGACCGACGGACAAGCCATGCGGCTGTTTCGGCGCTTAAACGGTATTCAGTTATAATGAGGGCTGAAGCACATAAGGGCCAAGGAGTCCAGCATAAAGGAGATCTGAGCCTTTTTCCTCAAGCCAGGGTTAGCCATTGAACAACAGGGGGGATCTACAAGGGTGGGGTATGCTAACGGCAGCGACCAACACCAACGATAAAGCAGCCCGAGTAGACTCACGGGCCAGATCATGAACCGCTACAAGCGTACCCACCACGAAGATGGATTTTCATCTCGTGGTGGGTACGCTTATAGCGATCTCAGAGCTGTGGGGAAATAAACCAACCATTTACTGCGGCCAGCCATTCACTGCGGGATGCCTATTTATAATCAAGGCATGCGGGGTGAGAGGTCGTCCCTGAAAATAGATAAAAAAAACCCAACCAGCGGGAGCCGATCGGGTCAGCAAGAGTTTGCACGCTGATGATTATAAAACAGAGTGGTACGTTTACAAACCCTTTTTTTGACTTTTGGATGCTTTTTTTTAGGAAACCCCTTTGAAGATGGGATTTACAGGGGGAGAAAGCGCAATTTGTCAGGTTCATTTAGGATCATCCCCGCGATGAATCATCGAAGAGAGAGCCAGGGTAGGCTCATAATGTCTACCCTATTTCCCAAGGGGGCTCAAGGAAGTTTCTCCCCAGAGAGCCTTAAATAATGGTCGCTTTCCGGTTTTAGACCGAACAGAGCAAGCACATCCTCAGGGGATTCTGTTGGGGTGCATCGAAGTGTCATCGTATCATCGACCTGCCCGTTGGCCCACAACCCAGATCGGCAACCGCTGCGTAGTTTCCATAGGGGTAGATGGCGTATGGGGCTATGTGCATCATTCCCTTGGTCATAAAAACGGGGGTGCGTTGGCGACCAGGGTTGGTGAAACCACTGTGCCTTGAGCACTCCATACAGATCGACCCATTGCATGGGCTGGCTAGGCCGTTGCGCCCAACCGGCATCACGGCTATATAGCGCCAATAGCGGTGCAAAGCCATGCTCCAAACAGCGGTTTTTCTGCCATTGCACCCCCTGCCCCATCGCCCCACCATGCAGTAGGATAATCAAAGGGCGATCTTTAAACCGCTGCTTGAGGAGCTGGATTTTCATTTGGATCGCCTGATTAAGCGACTCAAGGGCCTGTTTATAGCGCATACGTTGATGGGCCATCCATAAACCATCATCGTAGGGCACCTCAAGGGTGAGCTCTGGCAAGGCCAGATGCTCCATAATAAACAGCGGATCACCCTCTGGTACCGTGCTGTAGTCATACACGAGGGCTTGGTGGCGTGCTTGGTTAAGCTGCTCATGGCTAACCCGCCGCAGCCAATCTTGTACCAGCGGTGCCGGTATGGCGCGCAGCAACCGCTGCTCCAAGGGGTTGAGCCAAGCGTGGTTTTGGGTATGCGCCAACAGATTTTCCCCGATGTCTGCCAGATAAGGCGCTTGCTGTTGGGCATCGGCATAAAAAATTTGGTAGCCCTGTTGCCGCAGAAAGTGCAACCAGGGCCGCTGGGCCATCTGCTGCTTGACCAACCACTGCAACCATACCCTCGGCACAGGCTGCTCAATGACCCGCTCAAACAGCCGATTCTCCATACCCCACAGGCTCCACAACGCCAAGTCGGTACGGGGATGGCTCAACAGGGCATCCCTTGCCACCCTAAAGCCGTGCTGCTGTAGTGCGGTAAGAAAGGTGTGGTTATCCCCAAATGCGTTGGCCTGCAAGACATCCCCTCGGGGATAACCTTGCAGTTGGATTTGCACAATAACCGGGGCCGAGGCCATTTTTAGCGCAGGGGTGGTGTCACTGAGCGGGGGCTCTCTTAGCTGTTGCAGCCGTTGGAGCAAGCTCCAAGGTAGCTGATGCGCCAACACCAAAACCCATACCACCACCATCGCACCATTCAGCAAGAGGGTTAGACCCCTCCCCCACACGGCGCGTACCATTAAATAACCCCAGATGGTACCCATCAATAGCGCGGCGGCCCACAGAGGATCCCACTGCATCAAACTTGCGGTGCTCAAGGCCGCCACCAACATCACCCGGCTCCAGGCCCGTGACCAACCCTCCCGCAGTAAGACCAAGCCCAATAGCGCCAGCAGCACCAGCAAAAAGCCCGCCCAATTTAAAGCCGGTAGTGCCACCGGCCCCATGGTACCAATAAACAGATAGAGTGTCTGAGCATGCCCAAGCAGCAGTCGCGCCGCCGGTTCAGTTAAAATGACCATCAGAGTAAACAGCCCAGCCCGGTGGCGGTTACCCAGTAGGCTCACCCCCAGCAGATAGATCAGCAGGGTCAAACCATAAAGCAGCACAAGGGGGCGCAGGGCATACCCCCATGTGTATAGATGCGGGGCTTGTAGCCACCACCACACCACGGGCAAGGGTACCAGCAGCAGCAGATACCATGGATAGGTTGGAAAGCGACACCAGAGGGTGCCTGCACTGGGGGAATTAACCATATTCATCACAATGGGGGCATTCATGCACAAATGGGTTCGTCAACACCCAAGCAACATAGCATAGGCATCCACCGACAACCATGTCAGAGTATCTTAACGCCCTTTTAAAGCGGGGAGAGATGCAAAGGGGGTAAGCCCCTGTGAAAGGGGCTTTTGCCAAATGGAGACAAACCGTCCGCGAGATGACCAAACCCTACGGCAACCCCTCAGCGTGGGGTGGCTTAGCTCCTACCCTAACGTACCTAGCGCTTAGACCATAAACCGTGCCCACCTTACAGAGGATCGAGGTCGATCACAACTTGACGCACCACACCCAGCAGGGTGTAACGATAACGGGAGAGATCCACGATGGGATAACGAGGATTGAGCGGTTTTAGATAGCGCCCACCACCCTCAAGTACCAGCTGTTTAAAGGTCGCTTCGGGTTCACCCTCGAGGTGCGCAATAACCAGATAGTTGTTTTGTGCCACGTAGGCAGGGTCCACCAAAATCGTGGAACCCTCTGGAACCTTGGGTTCCATGGAATCCCCACCCACCTTCAGGGCAAAAGCGTGGTTACCAAAGGGTTTGGTAACTTCCACCAGATCATAAACCTCGCCCATTTGCTGTGCCTGATAGCCAGACTGGCTCCAGTGGATCACATTCGACCAGTTGAGCATGGGCAGCCTACGTACAGCACCGCTGTTTTGTTCGTTGGCAAATTCACGCAGTGA
Protein-coding sequences here:
- a CDS encoding LexA family protein, coding for MKKDLHGESDYSSLADPSKTVGEFNTLGERLRMALDHVGMSQSELARRVGIRPQTVQHVCAGHTRRSGYTAEFAQVLGVRPEWLAIGHGSLREFANEQNSGAVRRLPMLNWSNVIHWSQSGYQAQQMGEVYDLVEVTKPFGNHAFALKVGGDSMEPKVPEGSTILVDPAYVAQNNYLVIAHLEGEPEATFKQLVLEGGGRYLKPLNPRYPIVDLSRYRYTLLGVVRQVVIDLDPL
- a CDS encoding deoxyguanosinetriphosphate triphosphohydrolase, giving the protein MQLPWQQLLSTQRSGHQTRSEHDRRNPFETDLDRITFSTPFRRLKDKTQVHALPDNDHVRNRLTHSLETASVGRSLGVLAGDRLCDRSGHCEGLTPPHFGYVVQAACLAHDIGNPPFGHAGEDAIRSWFKQNSTVLADLTEPQRLDFLHFEGNAQGFRILTQLEYGRREGGLRLTHGVLAAFSKYPRSARPVTGLGAGQRKNGLYQSELDQFSQVAHTTGLRQVAQQAWQRHPMAYLMEAADDICYAPIDLEDGFELGWIPFDHIQALLAPIAQFEPRNRGSQLEQVRFLRTMAITKLIEAAVDQFVTHLPAIMQGTYPHTLLESSPLAQAVKTAKQAARHSIFNHEAVLLRIATGHRVLTGLLDMFYPVFMRLHQAAWQVQALPTYERHLAQLLGQDLLQTLQAQPTQDLYAALQTLTDTISAMTDGQAMRLFRRLNGIQL